A stretch of the Vidua chalybeata isolate OUT-0048 chromosome Z, bVidCha1 merged haplotype, whole genome shotgun sequence genome encodes the following:
- the FRMPD1 gene encoding FERM and PDZ domain-containing protein 1, producing MGDLETSLIHTRKTCRIEQMVAKWLHRSRDSAPRGSVAVMDSAGDSAGQPPSRAKVTVTVYKDLVLQHYGFEICPGLPLTIASVTAGSTADGKLQPGDQLLMINSSTVDGLSVERAASLIRDAGDELLLTVLRCTAGGPKSSFLTEEKRARLKTNPVKVRFAEEVLLNGHSQGSSLLFMPNVLKVYLENGQTKAFRFERSTTVKDIVLTLQEKLSIRSIAHFALVLEEQYNLAKIHLLHEEELIAQVVQKRDSHDYRCLFRVCFVPRDPLDLLQEDPVAFEYLYLQSCSDVLQERFAVEMKCSVALRLAALHIQERIYACAQPQKVSLKYIERDWGIENFISPTLLRNMRGKDIKKAISYHLKRNQVLLDPRQKHTLTAVQVRLSYLQILGELKMYSGKIFNATMMLQDRESYVALLVGARHGVSQIINSKLNIVTSLAEFPSISRVELSEESERVSTVKIYLQDLKVLTLLLESNSAKDLVCLIAGYYRLFVDANTSVFTWGEKKQQLHRVSAEEGYESRACSDSEDSWDLDSSSERRTESPAACGGAEGPAEPRSPGASSAEPRAGGGDPRDTGGDNATDSASEASDSANTESRGFKTSGSSDSMDALEEDELEACSSSGPELLHFYAPTVREMSSSDGSFVPLCAAGSPAGAAAAGEYFCFLQAPPAEQPGPGGGPAGQGEGAAGPSEADTAGCYSPCYSASPAGSGAPAQQRRSSGDGDLVLRPPPGFADSSSEEEFYDAADRLSPPDARAGYDTASWEGTENSSCIPKRLRCYSLGEKPSTRERQGQEKELTYTKSLRKRRSFLKTDYTSQVSFPAALPGSPQRCCSWPPTQPSTEDTGKDMEVGIPAGTRAQGDTAGTDPCSDLMDTEPDTTETKSVMERPVSSVSDVQHPGDQCGEEDSSLQPQHPPLLSLEPLPRGLSAAAQESSPGETDPGCLSEGSRVPTAGWHTRGPQEHGGEVVATQHKAGVVPSAVVCPSEELLLLPPAPGPSTAPPRELAQDRGLLPARVEPSLAPCQENKADGQGCADGQCPADGQCPADGQCRADGQGRASSSCEGAVSRARSRQVVSGETPRKVHEGHAGFPEAAQLLADCSSTSGVLTRLSWLSFGVRTDPVPHGPVPRSLQDRVDDPLEPLACLTTSGCTGANAGGRKVPTSPAGAGSGKELVSSSGLGAGQPGGAGNVAQQEPQPAQTSLPRAQAAGLGKDSCLAPSAGLSISSVPVPLGKGAGDHGAAKHSFLCFKPEEGEQTPPPPVPAGPSPAPPGLDSCGCHLPYISCFPHPHKQGEREASPPQFPGPLTTPPSSSCSLPKTPGSGFPVPSAGDAAGQDPHIRVLGQLKDQAWMSPADFSHFLAYTVELQEVVGKLCGNQATHLHDQCAEQGVESKGALGWASRDLLSSCHALLSTEQPLTEVQCALRATFDRLVQLAVTCFQVSHCRRCRQRQQELGAALGDVVGTYQQLVQALHQQLHGQVCPELGTKLLARQHTALAAAIFCLLQQFRASPWL from the exons ATGGGAGATTTGGAGACTAGCTTAATCCATACACGAAAAACATGTAGAATAGAGCAAATGGTAGCAAAATGGCTTCATCGCTCTCGGGACAGCGCACCCAG GGGCAGCGTGGCAGTGATGGACAGTGCCGGGGACAGCGCAGGCCAGCCCCCCAGCCGGGCCAAAGTGACCGTCACGGTGTACAAGGACCTCGTCCTGCAGCACTACGGCTTTGAGATCTGCCCGGGCCTCCCCCTGACCATCGCCTCTGTCACTGCAG GGAGCACGGCCGACGGCAAGCTGCAGCCGGGGGACCAGCTCCTCATGATCAACTCCAGCACGGTGGACGGGCTGTCGGTGGAGCGGGCAGCCAGCCTCATCAG GGACGCCGGTGACGAGCTGCTCCTGACGGTCCTGCGCTGCACGGCC GGCGGCCCCAAGTCGTCGTTCCTCACCGAGGAGAAGAGGGCGAGGCTGAAAACAAACCCCGTCAAAGTGCGGTTTGCGGAGGAGGTGCTGCTGAACGGACACTCGCAG GGGAGCTCCCTCCTGTTCATGCCCAATGTTCTCAAGGTGTACCTGGAGAACGGACAGACCAAGGCATTCAGGTTTGAGAGGAGCACCACTGTGAAG GACATCGTGCTGACGCTGCAGGAGAAGCTGTCCATCCGCAGCATCGCCCACTTCGCgctggtgctggaggagcagtACAACCTGGCCAAGATCCACCTGCTGCACGAGGAGGAGCTCATCGCACAG GTGGTCCAGAAAAGAGACTCTCATGACTACCGCTGCCTCTTCAGAGTGTGCTTTGTCCCCAGGGACCCCTTGGACCTCCTGCAGGAAGACCCAGTGGCCTTTGAATATCTGTAcctgcag agctgcagcgACGTGCTCCAGGAAAGGTTTGCTGTGGAGATGAAGTGCAGCGTGGCGTTACGCCTGGCTGCCCTGCACATCCAGGAGAGGATCTACGCGTGTGCCCAGCCACAGAAGGTGTCCTTGAAATACATCGA GAGGGACTGGGGAATCGAGAACTTCATCTCACCCACCTTGCTTCGGAACATGAGAGGGAAGGACATCAAGAAAGCCATCAGCTACCACCTGAAGCGGAACCAGGTGCTGCTGGACCCTCGGCAGAAG CACACGCTCACAGCAGTCCAGGTGCGCCTGAGCTACCTGCAGATCCTGGGGGAGCTGAAGATGTACAGTGGGAAGATCTTCAATGCCACCATGATG ctgcaggaccGGGAGTCGTACGTGGCACTGCTGGTGGGCGCCAGGCACGGCGTCAGCCAGATCATCAACAGCAAGCTCAACATCGTCACCAGCCTGGCCGAGTTCCCCAGCATCAGCAGGGTGGAGCTCAGCGAGGAGTCCGAGCGAGTGAGCACTGTCAAGATCTACCTGCAGGACCTGAAG gtgcttaCTCTGCTGCTGGAGTCAAACAGTGCAAAGGACCTCGTCTGCCTCATCGCTGGTTACTACAGACTCTTTGTGGATGCAAATACCTCCGTATTTacctggggagagaaaaaacagcaaCTGCACCGTGTCTCAGCTGAGGAAG GGTATGAATCCCGAGCCTGCAGCGACTCCGAAGATTCCTGGGACCTGGATTCCTCCTCGGAGCGTCGCACGGAGAGCCCCGCGGCGTGCGGCGGTGCGGAGGGGCCGGCggagccccgcagccccggggcgAGCAGCGCCGAGCCCCGGGCTGGCGGCGGCGACCCGCGGGACACCGGCGGTGACAACGCCACCGACAGCGCATCCGAGGCGTCCGACTCGGCCAACACCGAGAGCCGAGGGTTCAAGACGAGCGGCTCCAGCGACTCCATGGATGCGCTGGAGGAAGATGAGCTGGAAGCGTGCTCTTCCTCCgggccagagctgctgcacttcTACGCGCCGACCGTGCGGGAGATGAGCAGCTCCGACGGGAGCTTCGTGCCGCTGTGTGCCGCGGGcagccccgccggggccgcggcggccggagaatatttctgcttcctgcaggCGCCGCCGGCCGAGCAGCCGGGGcccgggggcggccccgcggggcaGGGCGAGGGCGCGGCCGGGCCGTCCGAGGCGGACACGGCGGGCTGCTACAGCCCGTGCTACAGCGCATCCCCCGCGGGCAGCGGCGCGCCTGCCCAGCAAAGGCGCAGCTCGGGGGACGGCGACCTCGTCCTGCGGCCACCCCCGGGCTTCGCGGACTCCAGCTCCGAGGAGGAGTTCTACGATGCTGCGGACAGGCTCAGCCCTCCGGACGCGCGGGCAG GCTATGATACAGCATCCTGGGAGGGCACAGAGAACTCCTCCTGCATCCCAAAGAGGCTGAGGTGCTACAGCTTGGGAGAGAAGCCATCGACGAGGGAGaggcaggggcaggagaaggagctgaCCTACACCAAGAGCCTGAGGAAGAGAAGGTCTTTCCTGAAAACTGATTACACCTCACAGGTCAGtttccctgcagctctcccaggctccCCACAgcgctgctgctcctggccaccCACTCAGCCCTCCACAGAGGACACAgggaaggacatggaggtgggGATTCCTGCGGGCACCCGGGCCCAGGGGGACACCGCTGGCACAGACCCCTGCTCTGACCTGATGGACACGGAGCCTGACACCACGGAGACAAAGTCGGTGATGGAACGGCCGGTTTCCTCCGTTTCGGACGTTCAGCATCCTGGTGACCAGTGTGGGGAGGAGGacagcagcctccagccacAGCACCCCCCTTTGCTGTCCCTAGAGCCCCTTCCCCGAGGTCTGAGtgcagctgcccaggaaagCTCCCCAGGGGAGACAGATCCGGGATGTCTGAGCGAGGGGAGCCGTGTGCCCACTGCAGGCTGGCACACCCGGGGGCCACAGGAGCACGGGGGTGAGGTGGTGGCCACCCAGCACAAGGCCGGGGTTGTGCCCTCTGCTGTTGTCTGCCCCTCTGAggaactcctgctgctgccaccggCTCCTGGCCCCAGCACGGCCCCTCCCCGGGAGCTGGCCCAGGACCGGGGGCTGCTCCCTGCGAGGGTGGAGCCTTCCCTGGCTCCCTGTCAGGAGAACAAAGCTGATGGTCAGGGCTGTGCCGATGGTCAGTGCCCTGCTGATGGTCAGTGCCCTGCTGATGGTCAGTGCCGTGCCGATGGTCAGGgccgtgccagcagcagctgcgaGGGGGCCGTGTCCCGGGCCAGGAGCCGACAGGTGGTGAGTGGGGAGACCCCACGGAAGGTGCACGAGGGGCACGCGGGGTTCCCAGaggcagcccagctcctggcagattgcagcagcacctcagggGTTCTCACCCGCCTCTCCTGGCTCTCGTTCGGGGTGAGGACAGACCCTGTGCCACACGGCCCTGTGCCACGCAGCCTGCAGGACAGGGTGGATGACCCACTTGAGCCCTTGGCCTGTCTGACGACCAGCGGGTGCACGGGGGCCAATGCTGGTGGCAGGAAGGTGCCAACATCCCCTGCCGGAGCAGGCTCTGGCAAGGAGCTGgtgagcagctcagggctgggcgCAGGGCAGCCAGGAGGTGCAGGGAACGTGGCTCAGCAGGAGCCACAGCCTGCACAGACCTCTCTTCCCAGAGCGCAGgcggcagggctggggaaggactCCTGCCTGGCCCCATCTGCAGGGCTCTCCATCTCCTCGGTCCCAGTTCCCCtggggaaaggagcaggagaCCACGGGGCTGCAAAGCACTCGTTCCTCTGTTTTAAGCCCGAGGAGGGTGAGCAGACCCCTCCGCCCCCCGTCCCAGCCGGGCCCTCCCCAGCACCGCCTGGGCTggacagctgtggctgccacctGCCCTACATCAGCTGCTTCCCCCATCCCCACAAACAGGGCGAGCGTGAAGCCAGCCCCCCCCAGTTCCCAGGGCCCCTCACCACCCCCccatccagcagctgcagcctccccaAGACCCCTGGGAGTGGCTTCCCAGTCCCCAGTGCCGGGGACGCGGCAGGGCAGGACCCCCACATCCGCGTGCTCGGGCAGCTGAAGGACCAGGCGTGGATGAGCCCTGCGGATTTCTCACACTTCCTGGCCTACACCGTGGAGCTCCAGGAGGTTGTAGGGAAGCTCTGTGGGAACCAGGCGACCCACCTGCATGACCAGTGTGCAGAGCAGGGTGTGGAGAGCAAgggtgccctgggctgggcttcCCGGGACCTGCTGTCCAGCTGCCACGCACTCCTGAGCACGGAGCAGCCTCTCACAGAGGTGCAGTGTGCTCTGAGAGCAACGTTCGACCGCCTGGTTCAGCTGGCAGTGACCTGCTTCCAGGTGTCCCACTGCCGGCGGTGCAGGCAGcgacagcaggagctgggggctgcgcTGGGGGATGTGGTGGGCACCTACCAGCAGCTGGTGCAGGctctgcaccagcagctccacggGCAGGtctgccctgagctgggcacCAAGCTCCTCGCCCGCCAGCACACGGCCCTAGCAGCTGCCATCTTCTGTCTCCTGCAGCAGTTCAGGGCGTCCCCGTGGCTGTGA